Proteins encoded in a region of the Streptomyces violaceoruber genome:
- a CDS encoding gamma-glutamylcyclotransferase — translation MSLYAAYAGNLDARLMTRRAPHSPLRATGWLNGWRLTFGGEHMGWEGALATLVEDPISQVFVSLYDIAPMDEDSLDRWEGVGLDIYRRTRVRIHTLDGEEGAWTYVLNAYEGGLPSARYLGEIADAAESSGAPHDYVMELRKRPC, via the coding sequence ATGTCGCTCTACGCCGCCTACGCCGGCAACCTCGACGCGCGGTTGATGACCCGCCGCGCCCCGCACTCGCCGCTGCGCGCCACCGGCTGGCTGAACGGGTGGCGGCTGACCTTCGGGGGCGAGCACATGGGCTGGGAGGGCGCCCTGGCGACCCTCGTGGAGGACCCGATCTCCCAGGTCTTCGTCTCCCTCTACGACATCGCCCCGATGGACGAGGACTCCCTGGACCGCTGGGAGGGCGTGGGCCTGGACATCTACCGCCGCACCCGGGTCCGCATCCACACCCTCGACGGCGAGGAGGGTGCCTGGACCTACGTCCTGAACGCCTACGAGGGCGGCCTGCCCTCGGCCCGCTACCTGGGCGAGATCGCGGACGCCGCCGAATCGTCCGGCGCCCCCCACGACTACGTCATGGAACTCCGCAAACGCCCCTGCTGA
- a CDS encoding NAD(P)H-quinone dehydrogenase, which translates to MGYVTRIVIIGGGPGGYEAALVAAQLGAEVTVVDCDGLGGASVLTDCVPSKTLIATAEVMTTFDSSYEELGIIVADDTPPMEQAARVVGVDLGKVNRRVKRLALAQSHDITASVTRAGARVMRGRGRLEGMQGLDGSRKVVVRAADGSEETLTADAVLIATGGHPRELADARPDGERILNWTQVYDLEELPEELVVVGSGVTGAEFAGAYQALGSRVTLVSSRDRVLPGEDPDAAAVLEDVFRRRGMNVMSRSRAQSVKRVGDRVEVTLSDGRVIGGSHCLMAVGAIPNTEGMGLEEAGVRLKDSGHIKTDRVSRTSAPGVYAAGDVTGVFALASVAAMQGRIAMYHFLGDAVTPLNLKTVSANVFTDPEIATVGYSQADVDAGKIDARVVKLPLLRNPRAKMQGIRDGFVKIFCRPGTEIVVGGVVVAPRASELIHPISIAVDNNLTVEQIANAFTVYPSLSGSIAEVARQLHTRKAGGEQ; encoded by the coding sequence ATGGGGTACGTGACTCGGATCGTGATCATTGGCGGCGGACCCGGCGGATACGAAGCGGCGCTGGTGGCCGCTCAACTCGGCGCGGAGGTGACCGTCGTCGACTGCGACGGTCTGGGCGGGGCGTCGGTGCTGACCGACTGCGTGCCGTCCAAGACCCTCATCGCCACGGCTGAGGTGATGACCACCTTCGACTCCTCGTACGAGGAGCTGGGGATCATCGTCGCCGACGACACTCCGCCCATGGAGCAGGCCGCCCGGGTGGTGGGCGTGGACCTGGGCAAGGTCAACCGTCGGGTGAAGCGGCTCGCGCTGGCGCAGTCGCACGACATCACCGCCTCCGTGACCCGTGCGGGTGCGCGGGTGATGCGGGGGCGCGGGCGGCTGGAGGGCATGCAGGGCCTCGACGGGTCGCGGAAGGTCGTGGTGCGGGCCGCCGACGGGAGTGAGGAGACGCTGACCGCCGATGCGGTGCTCATTGCCACGGGCGGGCACCCGCGGGAGCTGGCGGACGCGCGGCCCGACGGGGAGCGGATCCTGAACTGGACCCAGGTCTACGACCTGGAGGAGCTGCCCGAGGAACTCGTCGTGGTGGGCTCCGGTGTGACCGGCGCCGAGTTCGCCGGCGCCTATCAGGCGCTCGGGTCGCGGGTCACCCTGGTGTCGTCGCGGGACCGGGTGCTGCCGGGTGAGGACCCGGATGCGGCGGCGGTTCTGGAAGACGTGTTCCGGCGGCGTGGGATGAACGTCATGTCGCGGTCGCGGGCCCAGTCCGTCAAGCGGGTGGGGGACCGGGTCGAGGTGACGCTGTCGGACGGGCGGGTCATCGGCGGGTCGCACTGTCTGATGGCCGTCGGCGCCATTCCCAACACGGAGGGGATGGGGCTGGAGGAGGCGGGGGTCCGGCTCAAGGACTCCGGGCACATCAAGACCGACCGGGTCTCGCGGACCTCGGCCCCCGGTGTGTACGCCGCCGGTGACGTCACCGGTGTCTTCGCGCTCGCCTCGGTGGCGGCGATGCAGGGGCGGATCGCCATGTACCACTTCCTCGGCGACGCCGTGACTCCGCTGAACCTGAAGACCGTCTCCGCCAACGTCTTCACCGATCCCGAGATCGCCACGGTCGGGTACTCGCAGGCCGACGTGGACGCAGGCAAGATCGACGCCCGGGTGGTGAAGCTGCCGCTGCTGCGCAACCCGCGCGCCAAGATGCAGGGCATCCGGGACGGCTTCGTCAAGATCTTCTGCCGGCCCGGTACCGAGATCGTGGTGGGGGGAGTCGTGGTGGCGCCGCGTGCTTCGGAGCTCATCCATCCCATCTCCATCGCCGTCGACAACAACCTGACGGTCGAGCAGATCGCCAACGCCTTCACCGTGTATCCCTCCCTGTCGGGCTCGATCGCCGAGGTGGCGCGGCAGCTGCACACGCGGAAGGCCGGCGGGGAGCAGTAG